The following coding sequences are from one Candidatus Aenigmatarchaeota archaeon window:
- the tpiA gene encoding triose-phosphate isomerase, giving the protein MKLPLIIINFKAYAEGTGKNAIKLAKICQDLSKKNDVNIIIAPQDVDIYRIRSKLKIPIFAQSIEPIEPGAHTGHELALAAKESGASGTLINHSENKMSVSDIKRSVELARKYGLKTVVCTPDLSVTKKVAKFRPDFIAFEVPELIGTGKAISKVKPKSVKDFVEILNKIGSEIIPLCGAGISTGEDVRISLELGVKGVIVSSAFVKSNKPKDVLKDLINGLKKK; this is encoded by the coding sequence ATGAAACTTCCATTGATAATAATAAACTTCAAGGCCTATGCTGAGGGAACTGGAAAGAACGCAATTAAACTCGCGAAAATTTGTCAAGATTTATCCAAGAAAAATGATGTTAATATAATAATAGCACCTCAGGATGTTGATATCTACAGAATAAGATCAAAATTAAAAATACCAATATTTGCGCAGAGCATAGAACCAATAGAACCTGGGGCACACACCGGTCACGAATTGGCACTTGCCGCGAAAGAATCTGGAGCATCTGGTACTCTTATCAACCATTCTGAAAATAAGATGAGTGTTAGTGATATTAAAAGGTCTGTTGAATTAGCAAGAAAATATGGCTTAAAAACGGTGGTTTGCACCCCTGATTTAAGTGTTACAAAAAAGGTTGCAAAATTTAGACCGGATTTTATAGCGTTTGAAGTCCCAGAACTAATAGGAACAGGAAAGGCCATATCAAAGGTTAAACCTAAATCTGTTAAAGATTTTGTTGAGATTTTAAACAAAATAGGTTCAGAAATAATACCTTTATGTGGAGCTGGGATATCAACGGGTGAAGATGTAAGGATATCTTTGGAGTTGGGTGTGAAAGGTGTGATAGTATCTTCTGCATTTGTAAAATCAAATAAACCGAAGGATGTGCTGAAAGATTTGATAAATGGGTTAAAGAAAAAATAA
- a CDS encoding DUF1931 domain-containing protein, whose amino-acid sequence MTVVVKSAVRELVKGKYNVSEEFLTALDAEVVNLVKRAAKRAEENGRSTLKARDV is encoded by the coding sequence AGTGCTGTGAGAGAATTGGTTAAAGGAAAATACAATGTAAGTGAGGAATTCTTGACAGCTCTTGATGCAGAGGTTGTAAATCTTGTAAAGAGGGCTGCAAAGAGGGCTGAAGAAAACGGAAGGAGCACACTTAAAGCAAGAGACGTTTAA